From Chionomys nivalis chromosome 21, mChiNiv1.1, whole genome shotgun sequence, a single genomic window includes:
- the Fam89a gene encoding protein FAM89A: MSGAGSAGTAGGLRVEGLPPLPKSLSGLLHSAAGGAAGGWRHLERLYAQKSRIQDELSRGGAGGGGARAAGTRTKPPNLDAALALLRKEMVGLRQLDMSLLCQLYSLYESIQEYKGACQAASSLDCTYALENGFFDDDEDFQEQSSLREGQGRGPPRDLSLPVSHLSGSDWILGSI, encoded by the exons ATGAGCGGGGCAGGGTCTGCGGGCACGGCCGGAGGGCTGCGGGTAGAGGGGCTGCCACCGCTACCAAAAAGCCTGAGCGGGCTGCTGCACTCGGCGGCCGGCGGCGCGGCGGGCGGCTGGCGACACCTGGAGCGGCTGTACGCGCAGAAGTCGCGCATCCAGGACGAGCTGAGCCGAGGGGGCGCGGGCGGCGGCGGGGCGCGGGCTGCGGGGACCCGGACCAAGCCCCCCAACCTGGACGCCGCGCTGGCGCTGTTGCGCAAGGAGATG GTTGGCCTGCGACAGCTGGACATGTCCTTGCTCTGCCAACTGTACAGCCTCTATGAGTCCATTCAGGAGTACAAGGGAGCGTGCCAGGCAGCCTCCAGCCTGGACTGCACCTATGCTCTGGAGAACGGCTTCTTCGATGACGACGAGGACTTCCAGGAGCAGAGCTCGCTCCGAGAGGGCCAGGGCCGAGGCCCTCCCCGGGACTTGTCACTGCCTGTGAGCCACCTCTCCGGCAGCGACTGGATTCTGGGGTCTATCTAG